The following coding sequences lie in one Musa acuminata AAA Group cultivar baxijiao chromosome BXJ1-8, Cavendish_Baxijiao_AAA, whole genome shotgun sequence genomic window:
- the LOC135588459 gene encoding uncharacterized protein LOC135588459 — translation MSPSSSSSSSSSSLGLFTSICLLQSVVAVTCGALMMFYLDEIAAFGHGWETAGKLRGSTPHDQLLIQTSDSFAGLLLLAVGFLLFMVAFVRDHGFQIFFAKGCILLHAAMALWRVYFERRLEDLAHDWPRQLVGDLVLSLSWVFFLVYSWREKYD, via the coding sequence AtgtcgccgtcgtcgtcgtcgtcgtcgtcgtcgtcgtcgttgggGTTGTTCACGTCGATCTGCCTGCTCCAATCGGTGGTGGCGGTCACGTGTGGGGCGCTGATGATGTTCTACCTGGACGAGATCGCGGCGTTCGGGCACGGATGGGAGACGGCGGGCAAGCTGCGCGGCTCGACCCCGCACGACCAGCTACTGATCCAGACGTCCGATTCCTTCGCCGGTCTTCTCCTTCTTGCCGTCGGTTTCCTTCTTTTCATGGTCGCCTTCGTCAGGGACCACGGTTTCCAGATCTTCTTCGCCAAGGGCTGCATCCTCCTCCACGCCGCCATGGCCCTGTGGCGCGTCTACTTCGAGCGCCGTCTCGAGGACCTCGCCCACGACTGGCCCCGCCAgctcgtcggcgacctcgtcctcAGCCTCTCCTGGGTCTTCTTCCTCGTCTACTCCTGGAGGGAGAAGTACGACTAA
- the LOC135588460 gene encoding plant intracellular Ras-group-related LRR protein 3-like: MDPNPKSFPILSYVMSRIASFKAPQAVDHHDVEQPPPLDRPIRRDDGVGGGDIDLVVERLPRLQHPALLASMASAVTEVAQTRSVLRLLGDRPDHEAVDAARARVAEIDADLSRGLEEIVRAPRPEGVDRLRWRAEQAEREKGCRAEAEREKAALRAVIQLDEMHEAYEKLLREAENRLVKMYGSAAEGGDVGDGKQGAEMGQEEGEEVNEEVIDILQGGPGKSLERVDLSGRHLRYLPEAFGKLRGLLYLNLSNNQLEAVPDAIAGLEYLEELHLSSSSLVSLPDSIGLLLNLKILDVSANKLKSLPDSISKCRSLVELNASYNELTYLPTNIGHELQSLEKLWIHLNKLRSLPTSVCEMRALRLLDAHFNELRGLPYAIGNLSNLEVLNLSSNFSDLQELPASFGDLINLRELDLSNNQIHALPDTFGRLDKLTKLNLDQNPLVVPPLEVIMQGVEAVKDYMAKRLLDILLEDEKSMAEEMSPRQAGNGWLMRSTSWLNSWVSGVSGSVAGYLGSGQKSFRDPYLDQQL, encoded by the exons ATGGATCCAAACCCTAAGTCCTTTCCCATCCTCTCCTACGTGATGTCAAGGATCGCCTCCTTCAAGGCCCCCCAAGCCGTCGACCACCATGACGTCGAGCAGCCCCCTCCGCTCGATCGCCCCATCCGTCGCGACGACGGCGTCGGCGGTGGCGACATCGACCTGGTGGTGGAGCGGCTGCCCCGACTCCAGCACCCGGCCCTCCTCGCGTCCATGGCCTCTGCTGTCACCGAGGTCGCCCAGACACGCTCCGTCCTCCGCCTCCTCGGCGACCGCCCCGACCACGAGGCCGTCGACGCCGCCCGCGCCCGCGTCGCCGAGATCGACGCCGACCTCTCCCGGGGGCTCGAGGAGATCGTCCGGGCTCCCCGCCCCGAGGGGGTCGACCGGCTTCGGTGGCGGGCGGAGCAGGCGGAGCGGGAGAAGGGGTGCCGGGCGGAGGCGGAGCGGGAGAAGGCCGCGCTGCGGGCCGTGATTCAACTGGACGAGATGCACGAGGCGTACGAGAAGCTGCTGAGGGAAGCCGAGAACAGGCTGGTCAAGATGTATGGATCCGCCGCTGAGGGCGGCGATGTCGGCGACGGTaagcagggtgctgagatgggacaggaggaaggggaggaggtGAATGAGGAGGTGATTGACATCCTGCAAGGAGGGCCAGGGAAGTCATTGGAGAGGGTGGACCTCTCAGGCCGCCATCTACGGTATCTTCCTGAGGCGTTCGGGAAGTTGCGAGGCTTGCTGTACCTCAACTTGTCCAACAATCAATTAGAG GCTGTTCCGGATGCCATAGCAGGGTTAGAGTATCTGGAGGAACTTCATCTTTCTTCCAGCAGTCTGGTTTCGTTGCCTGATTCAATTGGACTACTGTTGAATCTTAAGATTCTTGATGTGTCTGCTAACAAGCTCAAGTCACTGCCAGATAGTATTTCAAAATGCAG GTCCCTGGTTGAGCTGAATGCAAGCTACAATGAGCTAACATATCTGCCGACTAATATCGGGCATGAGCTGCAGAGTCTGGAGAAACTTTGGATCCACCTCAATAAGTTACGTTCTCTTCCTACATCTGTTTGTGAGATGAGAGCTCTGCGCCTTTTGGATGCCCACTTCAATGAACTTCGAGGGTTGCCATATGCCATTGGTAATTTGTCAAATCTGGAGGTTCTGAATCTCAGCAGTAACTTCAGTGACCTGCAAGAGCTTCCTGCTTCATTTGGTGATTTGATCAACCTCAGGGAACTTGATCTCAGTAACAATCAGATCCATGCACTGCCTGATACGTTTGGCCGCCTAGACAAACTGACAAAGCTAAATTTGGATCAGAACCCATTGGTTGTCCCACCCCTGGAGGTCATCATGCAAggggttgaagcagtgaaagaCTACATGGCAAAAAGACTGCTCGACATTTTATTAGAGGATGAGAAGAGTATGGCCGAAGAAATGTCACCGAGGCAAGCCGGTAATGGTTGGTTGATGCGCAGCACCTCTTGGCTTAACAGTTGGGTTTCTGGGGTTTCTGGGAGTGTTGCAGGGTATCTTGGTTCGGGACAGAAGTCTTTCAGGGATCCCTATCTTGACCAGCAGTTGTGA